From a region of the Aeoliella mucimassa genome:
- a CDS encoding dihydroorotate dehydrogenase-like protein, whose translation MAVDLKTQYLGLTLKNPLAVAACQPLTGDMEMLGKLEAAGASCVVMPSLFEEQVVHEELEISNLYDFHTDSNPEALTNLPPFPEYDKGSDEYLKRLEEAKKTLSIPVIGSLNGSSKGGWVRYAKEMQDAGADALELNIYFIPTDVNMTGDQVEGQYVDLVAAVRESVSIPLAVKIGQNFTSLPNFAQKLVGAGANGLVLFNRYLEADINLDELEFYPDLVLSNRHEARVPIRWISILRDQVSASLAATSGIHRMEGAIKLLLAGADVLMLASVLLMKGPNQLTTILNDMTAWLEQKEYVSVQQLQGSMSCANSSNPSELVRANYMKALRNYTTEYTSPH comes from the coding sequence ATGGCAGTTGATCTTAAAACCCAGTACCTAGGACTTACCCTGAAGAATCCCCTCGCCGTGGCGGCTTGCCAGCCGCTTACCGGCGACATGGAAATGCTGGGTAAACTCGAAGCCGCTGGCGCTTCGTGTGTAGTGATGCCTTCGTTGTTCGAAGAACAAGTGGTGCACGAAGAACTCGAGATCTCGAATCTCTACGACTTTCACACCGACTCGAACCCCGAAGCACTAACAAACCTCCCCCCCTTCCCTGAGTACGACAAAGGTTCCGACGAGTACCTGAAGCGTCTCGAAGAAGCCAAGAAAACGCTGTCGATCCCGGTGATCGGCAGCCTCAATGGCTCGTCGAAGGGTGGTTGGGTGCGTTACGCCAAGGAAATGCAAGACGCAGGGGCCGATGCCCTGGAGCTCAACATTTACTTCATTCCAACCGACGTCAACATGACTGGCGATCAGGTGGAAGGTCAGTATGTTGACCTGGTGGCCGCGGTTCGCGAGTCGGTTAGCATTCCCCTGGCAGTGAAAATCGGACAGAACTTCACCAGTCTGCCAAACTTCGCGCAAAAGCTCGTGGGCGCCGGCGCGAATGGCTTGGTGCTGTTCAATCGATACCTCGAGGCAGACATCAATCTCGATGAGTTGGAGTTCTACCCCGACCTGGTATTGAGCAATCGCCACGAAGCTCGGGTGCCGATCCGTTGGATCTCGATCCTTCGCGATCAGGTTTCCGCCTCGCTGGCAGCGACAAGCGGCATTCATCGCATGGAAGGTGCCATCAAGCTGCTGCTTGCTGGTGCTGATGTGCTGATGCTGGCTAGCGTGCTGCTAATGAAAGGCCCCAACCAGCTGACGACGATCTTGAACGACATGACTGCCTGGTTGGAGCAGAAAGAGTACGTGTCGGTTCAACAACTTCAGGGTAGCATGAGTTGCGCGAATAGCTCGAATCCTAGCGAGCTGGTACGTGCTAACTACATGAAAGCCCTGCGGAACTACACCACGGAGTACACCAGCCCTCACTAG
- a CDS encoding alpha/beta fold hydrolase has product MTSIPPDELFASLLKWHASVQQQTLDLWQQYFGPNDSSPTHDLTYSGATDYEVVHQQQGQRLLRFRSAEPSRWTEPILIAFSLVNRPYILDLPNNRSVVQRLLDQHFDVYMIDWGIPTDQDRDRGLDDYVCRALDDAVQLTIETSESHQVTLLGYCMGGTMAAMYASLRPTLIRNLVLLATPIDFHAGDGLLNLWARPEYFDVDRFIDVYGNCPGWFLQSCFQLMKPVRVSLKHMLEMTRDPPSKAYLQNLLALERWAGDSIPVAGATFRQYVKWMYQENRLVAGKVMLDSTPIRLEDIRSPTLSITASRDHLVPPQSSQALQYLIGTDGYDALSIDAGHLGLAIGQRAHRELWPRVTHWIAEHSTPAT; this is encoded by the coding sequence ATGACCTCCATCCCTCCTGACGAACTGTTCGCCTCGCTTCTCAAATGGCACGCCAGTGTTCAGCAGCAAACCCTCGACCTCTGGCAACAGTACTTCGGTCCCAACGACTCTTCTCCCACTCACGACCTAACCTACTCCGGCGCCACCGACTACGAAGTGGTGCACCAGCAGCAAGGGCAACGATTGCTCCGTTTCCGCTCCGCTGAACCGTCGCGATGGACCGAGCCGATACTCATCGCTTTTTCGCTGGTGAATCGCCCTTACATTCTCGATCTACCCAACAACCGCAGTGTGGTTCAACGATTACTCGATCAGCATTTCGATGTCTACATGATCGATTGGGGAATACCGACCGACCAGGATCGCGACCGTGGTCTCGACGATTATGTCTGCCGCGCGCTCGACGATGCGGTGCAACTGACCATCGAAACCTCCGAATCGCACCAGGTAACACTGCTCGGCTATTGCATGGGGGGCACCATGGCGGCCATGTACGCGTCGCTCCGCCCAACACTCATCCGCAATCTGGTGCTGCTCGCGACTCCTATCGATTTCCATGCCGGCGACGGGCTGCTGAATCTCTGGGCGCGGCCCGAGTATTTTGACGTCGATCGCTTCATCGACGTGTACGGCAACTGCCCCGGCTGGTTCCTGCAATCTTGCTTCCAATTGATGAAGCCGGTACGAGTCAGCTTGAAGCACATGCTCGAAATGACGCGCGACCCTCCTTCGAAGGCTTACTTGCAGAATCTGCTGGCCCTCGAACGGTGGGCTGGCGACAGCATTCCGGTGGCTGGCGCTACATTTCGGCAATACGTGAAATGGATGTATCAGGAAAATCGCCTGGTCGCTGGCAAAGTGATGCTCGACAGCACGCCGATACGTTTGGAAGATATTCGCTCACCAACCTTATCAATCACCGCGTCGCGCGATCACCTCGTACCCCCACAATCGAGTCAGGCGCTACAATACCTGATAGGAACCGATGGTTACGACGCGCTGTCGATCGATGCGGGACACTTGGGTCTGGCCATCGGCCAACGAGCCCATCGCGAGTTATGGCCACGTGTGACACATTGGATAGCCGAACATTCCACTCCCGCAACCTGA
- a CDS encoding acyl-CoA carboxylase subunit beta, translating into MQEIVRQLEAKRAAAQLGGGQKRIDRQHAKSKLTARERIELLLDPGTFEEWDMFVEHRCTDFGMDKESIPGDGVVTGYGTVSGRVVFVFSQDFTVLGGSLSESHAEKICKIMDHAIKVGAPVIGLNDSGGARIQEGVASLGGYAEVFQRNVLASGVVPQISVIMGPCAGGAVYSPAMTDFIFMVKDSSYMYVTGPEVVKTVTHEEVTHEELGGAITHSTKSGVADRAFEDDVEALAMVRRFINYLPASNRTPPPHRPTPDPADRVEVSLDTLVPSSPTKPYDMKELILKIVDDTDFFELQPEHAKNIITGFARMEGNPVGIVANQPLVLAGCLDIRSAIKAARFVRFCDCFNIPILTFVDVPGFMPGTAQEYGGIIKHGAKLLFAYAEATVPKITLITRKAYGGAYDVMASKHLRGDVNLAWPSAEIAVMGPKGAVEIIFREERDNPERVAELTEEYRQKFANPFIAGKRGFIDDVIMPRLTRGRICRSLAMLRDKRLENPWRKHGNIPL; encoded by the coding sequence ATGCAAGAGATCGTACGACAATTAGAAGCCAAACGAGCAGCGGCTCAGCTGGGTGGTGGTCAAAAGCGAATCGATCGCCAGCACGCGAAAAGCAAACTGACCGCCCGCGAGCGGATCGAGCTGCTGCTCGACCCCGGAACGTTTGAAGAATGGGACATGTTTGTCGAGCATCGCTGCACCGACTTCGGCATGGATAAAGAGAGCATTCCTGGCGATGGCGTCGTTACAGGCTATGGCACCGTAAGCGGTCGAGTAGTGTTTGTGTTTAGCCAGGATTTCACCGTGCTAGGGGGCTCGCTCTCTGAATCTCACGCGGAAAAGATCTGCAAGATCATGGATCACGCAATCAAGGTCGGCGCCCCGGTGATCGGCCTGAACGACTCGGGCGGCGCCCGCATTCAGGAGGGGGTCGCCTCGCTCGGGGGGTACGCTGAGGTGTTTCAGCGCAACGTGCTGGCCTCGGGCGTGGTTCCGCAGATTTCGGTGATCATGGGGCCCTGTGCTGGCGGAGCGGTCTACTCGCCGGCGATGACCGACTTCATCTTCATGGTCAAAGACAGTTCGTACATGTACGTCACCGGCCCCGAGGTGGTGAAAACGGTTACGCACGAGGAAGTCACCCACGAGGAACTGGGGGGAGCGATCACTCACTCGACGAAGTCGGGCGTTGCCGACCGCGCTTTTGAGGACGATGTGGAAGCGCTGGCCATGGTCCGCCGGTTCATCAATTACCTGCCGGCCAGCAACCGGACGCCGCCGCCGCATCGCCCCACGCCCGATCCTGCCGACCGGGTAGAAGTGTCGCTCGATACGCTGGTGCCATCGAGTCCAACGAAACCGTACGACATGAAGGAGCTGATTCTCAAGATCGTCGACGACACCGACTTCTTCGAGTTGCAACCGGAGCACGCGAAGAACATCATTACTGGTTTCGCCCGCATGGAGGGCAACCCTGTCGGCATCGTGGCCAACCAACCGTTGGTACTGGCCGGTTGCCTCGACATTCGCTCGGCCATCAAAGCGGCTCGCTTCGTGCGGTTCTGCGATTGCTTCAACATTCCGATTCTCACGTTTGTCGACGTGCCGGGATTTATGCCAGGCACTGCCCAAGAGTACGGCGGCATCATCAAGCACGGCGCGAAGCTGCTGTTCGCCTATGCCGAAGCCACGGTTCCCAAAATCACGCTCATCACCCGCAAAGCGTATGGTGGAGCGTACGACGTGATGGCTTCGAAACACCTGCGCGGCGACGTGAACCTCGCCTGGCCGAGCGCCGAGATCGCCGTGATGGGTCCCAAAGGGGCCGTAGAAATCATTTTCCGCGAAGAACGGGATAACCCCGAGCGCGTTGCGGAGCTAACCGAAGAGTACCGACAAAAGTTCGCCAACCCGTTTATCGCGGGAAAGCGAGGGTTCATCGACGACGTCATCATGCCGCGCCTGACTCGTGGGCGCATTTGCCGATCGCTGGCAATGCTCCGCGACAAACGCTTGGAAAATCCCTGGCGCAAACACGGCAACATCCCCCTATAG
- a CDS encoding acetyl-CoA carboxylase biotin carboxylase subunit: MFDKILIANRGEIACRVIKTAQRMDIATVAVYSEADCDALHVLMADEAVLIGPPPVAESYLRIDRIVEACQQTGAQAVHPGYGFLSENAAFAEALDKAGIVFIGPKPHAITSMGDKITSKKIAIEAGVNTVPGYTGVIRDSDHAVEVSREIGYPVMLKASAGGGGKGMRVAYNDEECRSGFERAAGEAKTAFGDDRVFIEKFIEQPRHIEIQVLADAHGHTLYLGERECSLQRRHQKVIEEAPSPLLDEKTRSAMGAQAVALAKAVDYQSAGTVEFIADANRNFYFLEMNTRLQVEHPVTEYVTGLDLVEQMIRVAAGEPLAFQQADVKLKGWAIEGRVYAEDPFRNFLPSIGRLVRYCPPQESSTTRVDTGIYEGSEVSMHYDPMIAKVITYGPTRTAAIESMRDALNEFCIRGVAHNISFLAALVHHPLFREGNISTNLIGDQYPEGFNPQDVVHQDPPLLVAAAATIHRRYMDRAAAISGQLPGYERKIQDDWVVIINQEQHPVHVKPLSGRPGHEVAYQGRHYEVLSDWQFGQPVFRGTINGNAVCLQVERRNLHYRLFHWGAQVDVMVLTARAAELLAKMAVKQPPDLSKFLLSPMPGLLSKLLVEPGEEVKSGQDLAVVEAMKMENVLRAEHDGTIKVVNAEVGATLAVDQPILEFE, from the coding sequence ATGTTCGACAAAATACTGATCGCCAATCGCGGCGAAATCGCCTGTCGTGTCATCAAGACCGCTCAGCGCATGGACATTGCTACTGTCGCGGTTTATTCCGAGGCCGATTGCGATGCGCTGCACGTGCTAATGGCTGACGAAGCGGTGCTGATTGGCCCGCCGCCGGTGGCGGAGAGCTACCTGCGGATCGATCGCATCGTGGAAGCATGCCAACAAACCGGCGCCCAAGCGGTGCACCCCGGCTATGGGTTCTTGTCGGAAAATGCCGCGTTCGCCGAGGCGCTCGATAAGGCGGGCATCGTGTTCATTGGGCCCAAGCCCCACGCGATCACGTCGATGGGCGACAAAATCACCTCCAAGAAAATCGCCATCGAGGCCGGCGTGAACACCGTGCCTGGCTACACGGGGGTGATTCGCGACAGCGATCATGCGGTGGAGGTCTCGCGCGAGATTGGCTACCCCGTGATGCTTAAAGCCAGCGCCGGCGGCGGTGGCAAAGGGATGCGTGTTGCCTACAACGACGAAGAATGCCGTAGCGGCTTTGAACGCGCAGCAGGTGAAGCTAAAACCGCTTTTGGCGATGACCGTGTGTTTATCGAGAAGTTCATCGAACAGCCTCGCCATATCGAAATTCAGGTGCTCGCCGATGCTCACGGCCATACGCTCTATCTCGGCGAGCGGGAATGTTCGCTGCAGCGGCGACATCAAAAGGTGATTGAAGAAGCCCCGTCGCCGTTGCTCGATGAGAAGACCCGCTCAGCCATGGGGGCCCAGGCGGTCGCTCTGGCCAAAGCAGTCGACTACCAATCGGCCGGCACGGTGGAGTTCATTGCCGATGCGAATCGCAATTTCTACTTCCTGGAAATGAACACTCGGTTGCAGGTGGAGCATCCCGTCACGGAATACGTCACGGGGCTCGATTTAGTAGAGCAGATGATTCGCGTCGCCGCTGGCGAGCCACTCGCTTTCCAGCAAGCCGACGTGAAGCTCAAAGGCTGGGCGATCGAAGGACGCGTGTACGCCGAGGACCCGTTCCGCAACTTCTTGCCATCGATTGGACGCCTGGTACGCTACTGCCCTCCCCAAGAGTCGAGTACCACCCGCGTCGACACCGGCATCTACGAAGGTAGCGAAGTTTCGATGCATTACGACCCGATGATTGCCAAGGTCATCACGTATGGGCCGACTCGCACCGCGGCCATCGAATCGATGCGCGACGCATTAAACGAGTTCTGTATCCGCGGCGTCGCCCACAACATCAGCTTCCTGGCTGCGCTGGTGCATCACCCCCTGTTCCGCGAAGGTAACATTAGCACCAACTTAATTGGCGACCAGTATCCCGAGGGCTTCAACCCGCAGGATGTCGTGCATCAGGATCCACCTTTGCTCGTGGCGGCCGCCGCGACGATTCACCGGCGGTACATGGACCGCGCCGCTGCGATTAGTGGCCAGTTGCCTGGTTACGAGCGGAAGATCCAGGACGACTGGGTGGTGATCATAAACCAGGAACAGCATCCAGTGCACGTGAAGCCTTTGTCAGGGCGTCCGGGGCACGAGGTCGCCTATCAAGGCCGGCACTACGAAGTGCTCAGTGACTGGCAATTCGGTCAGCCGGTGTTTCGCGGCACGATCAACGGCAACGCGGTTTGCCTGCAAGTGGAACGCCGCAACCTGCATTACCGCTTGTTCCATTGGGGCGCACAGGTCGACGTGATGGTGCTGACCGCCCGCGCGGCCGAATTGCTCGCCAAGATGGCTGTAAAGCAGCCGCCCGACTTGTCGAAGTTCCTACTATCGCCGATGCCGGGTCTGCTGTCGAAGCTGCTCGTCGAACCTGGCGAAGAGGTGAAGAGTGGGCAGGACTTGGCCGTGGTCGAAGCGATGAAAATGGAAAATGTGCTTCGCGCCGAGCACGATGGCACCATTAAAGTAGTCAACGCCGAAGTGGGAGCCACGCTGGCAGTGGATCAACCGATTCTCGAGTTCGAATGA
- a CDS encoding PEP-CTERM sorting domain-containing protein: protein MKVVWSLALVACLGLTMQTASALEGFLSPSDSILAIDTDGYQPNSSFPAGEAPAKAIDGTLNKYLNFAKLGTGFIVTPAGGSSVVQSLQLTTANDAEARDPSSFELWGTNDAIVSAENSAGLDESWSLISSGALSLPSDRDTLAPLVDFSNGDAYTSYKLLFPTIKDPGATNSMQVAEVSFYTDTLGTSADVLNDGDAIIAVGQSWDSDYPNLESPAMILDGDSSTKYLNFGLENTGFIVTPAAGPMALQTFQITTANDAEERDPVGWEVYGTNDPITSADNSDGVAEAWELIDSGAMELPVDRLKKGPFVIVDNDTAYASYKMVFPTLKNAGATNSMQIADIQFYNQAVPEPSTLALTALGAALALVVARRR, encoded by the coding sequence ATGAAAGTAGTGTGGAGTCTTGCGCTCGTGGCCTGCCTGGGTCTCACGATGCAAACCGCGTCGGCCTTGGAGGGGTTCCTTTCGCCGAGCGATTCAATTCTCGCCATCGATACTGATGGCTATCAGCCGAACAGCAGTTTCCCTGCAGGCGAGGCCCCCGCCAAAGCCATCGACGGCACTCTGAACAAGTACTTGAACTTTGCTAAACTCGGTACTGGTTTTATTGTGACGCCTGCGGGCGGTAGCTCGGTGGTTCAAAGCTTGCAGCTAACCACCGCCAACGACGCCGAAGCACGCGATCCTTCCTCCTTCGAATTGTGGGGCACCAACGACGCGATTGTTAGTGCTGAGAACAGTGCTGGTTTGGACGAGAGCTGGTCGCTCATTAGCTCAGGGGCTCTCTCGCTCCCCTCCGATCGCGACACCCTGGCACCGCTAGTCGATTTTTCCAATGGCGATGCTTACACCTCCTACAAGTTGCTATTCCCAACGATCAAAGATCCTGGTGCCACGAACTCGATGCAGGTCGCAGAGGTATCGTTCTACACGGATACTTTGGGAACTAGCGCCGACGTGCTGAACGATGGCGATGCCATTATTGCTGTTGGACAATCGTGGGATAGCGATTATCCCAACCTTGAGTCGCCAGCCATGATTCTCGATGGCGATTCGAGCACCAAGTACCTGAACTTCGGTCTTGAGAACACCGGTTTCATCGTCACGCCGGCCGCCGGCCCGATGGCTCTGCAAACGTTCCAGATCACCACTGCCAACGACGCGGAAGAACGTGATCCCGTTGGTTGGGAGGTGTATGGTACCAACGACCCGATCACCAGCGCCGACAACAGCGACGGTGTCGCCGAGGCATGGGAATTGATCGACTCGGGTGCCATGGAGCTTCCGGTTGATCGTTTGAAGAAAGGTCCGTTCGTGATCGTCGATAATGATACGGCCTACGCTTCGTACAAGATGGTCTTCCCTACTCTTAAGAATGCCGGTGCCACGAACTCGATGCAGATTGCTGACATCCAGTTCTATAACCAAGCTGTTCCAGAACCCTCGACCTTGGCCCTTACGGCTCTCGGCGCGGCTCTGGCTTTGGTGGTTGCACGCCGTCGTTAA
- a CDS encoding rhamnogalacturonan acetylesterase, giving the protein MNNPPANGFSTQGLSDPTYGPRTLLSMVRTTATLLVFALSLILLVDHSIATDLPDPVKIVLVGDSTVSEYPEKVTTRGWGQYLEQGFKQGTVDVINLAASGRSTKTFITEGRWTKALATEPTYVFIQFGHNDSHAPERPEATNPATDYKQFLRRYIEESREIEAVPVLVTPMVRRAFDAEGKIIENLTPLNRPLSEYAKAMLEIAKEMDVPVIDLQTSSKELAEKIGPDESKQMASKPGDITHFNAKGAEAIANLVIADIEETVPALASYLKQRKAATE; this is encoded by the coding sequence ATGAACAATCCACCAGCAAACGGCTTCTCCACTCAGGGACTGAGCGACCCGACCTACGGCCCACGCACTTTGCTGAGTATGGTTCGCACGACAGCCACCTTGTTAGTCTTCGCGCTCTCTCTAATCTTGCTCGTCGATCACTCGATCGCGACCGACTTGCCGGATCCTGTAAAGATCGTGCTCGTTGGCGACTCGACCGTGAGTGAATACCCTGAGAAAGTCACAACGAGAGGTTGGGGGCAGTATCTTGAGCAAGGCTTTAAACAGGGAACCGTCGACGTCATCAACCTTGCCGCATCCGGCCGCAGCACCAAGACATTTATCACAGAAGGCCGTTGGACGAAAGCCCTGGCAACCGAGCCGACTTACGTTTTCATCCAATTCGGGCATAACGACTCGCATGCCCCCGAGCGTCCTGAGGCGACCAATCCGGCGACCGACTACAAGCAGTTCCTCCGTCGATACATTGAAGAGTCACGCGAGATAGAAGCCGTACCGGTACTCGTAACGCCCATGGTACGTCGAGCGTTTGACGCGGAAGGAAAGATCATCGAGAACCTCACTCCACTCAATCGACCACTCTCCGAATACGCGAAAGCGATGCTCGAGATCGCTAAGGAGATGGATGTTCCCGTAATCGACTTGCAGACGTCGAGCAAAGAGTTGGCGGAGAAAATAGGGCCTGATGAAAGCAAACAGATGGCAAGCAAACCAGGCGACATTACTCACTTCAATGCCAAAGGTGCGGAGGCGATCGCGAACCTGGTGATTGCAGATATCGAAGAGACCGTGCCAGCGCTCGCGAGCTACTTGAAACAGCGAAAAGCTGCGACGGAGTAG
- the fbp gene encoding class 1 fructose-bisphosphatase, producing the protein MVRSPVLSLSEPVIITAEQHIQLQQRQHSPEATGTFSWLLAGLTLATKLTESRVRRAGLLDVLGSAEHVNVQGEMQQKLDIFADQALIYCLGARDSVAVIASEENEEALIFEGRNKSGKYVIVFDPLDGSSNIDVNVSVGTVFSILRVPEGIDVETNAKQAVLQPGTEQLAAGYVVYGSSTILVYTTGHGVHGFTLDPTIGAYVLSHENIKMPIQGPYYSANEAYWDEFPESYQEYLRHIRSGGLGTRYSSRYIGSMVADFHRTLLKGGVFIYPPTAKSPEGKLRLLYEANPVAFLAEQAGGIASNGSGRVLDVTPTEIHQRTPLVVGSQVEMQAFQRIVEATA; encoded by the coding sequence ATGGTTCGCTCGCCTGTCTTGTCGCTGTCGGAACCGGTTATCATTACCGCCGAGCAGCATATCCAGCTGCAGCAACGGCAGCACTCGCCCGAAGCAACCGGCACCTTCAGTTGGCTGCTCGCCGGACTCACGCTGGCAACCAAACTGACCGAATCGCGGGTGCGTCGCGCCGGACTGCTCGATGTGCTTGGCTCGGCCGAACACGTCAACGTGCAAGGCGAGATGCAGCAGAAACTCGACATCTTCGCCGATCAAGCGCTCATCTACTGCCTCGGCGCCCGCGATAGCGTCGCGGTGATTGCCTCGGAAGAAAACGAAGAAGCATTGATCTTCGAAGGGCGCAACAAAAGCGGCAAGTATGTCATCGTGTTCGATCCACTCGATGGGTCCTCCAATATTGACGTGAACGTGAGCGTCGGTACCGTGTTCTCGATACTCCGCGTGCCCGAAGGAATCGACGTGGAGACCAATGCCAAGCAGGCGGTGCTGCAACCTGGCACCGAGCAACTGGCCGCTGGCTACGTGGTGTATGGCTCCTCGACCATTCTGGTTTATACAACCGGGCACGGGGTGCATGGTTTTACGCTCGACCCCACGATCGGTGCGTACGTGCTCAGTCACGAGAACATCAAGATGCCGATCCAAGGACCCTACTACTCGGCGAACGAAGCCTACTGGGACGAATTCCCCGAGAGCTACCAGGAGTACCTTCGCCATATCCGCAGCGGCGGGCTCGGCACCCGTTATTCGTCGCGATACATCGGGTCGATGGTCGCCGATTTTCATCGCACGCTCCTAAAAGGGGGAGTATTCATCTATCCTCCCACGGCAAAATCGCCCGAAGGAAAATTGCGATTGCTGTACGAGGCGAATCCGGTCGCCTTCCTGGCCGAGCAAGCCGGCGGCATCGCCTCGAACGGATCGGGCCGGGTGCTCGATGTCACCCCAACCGAAATCCACCAGCGAACCCCCCTGGTGGTCGGCAGCCAGGTCGAGATGCAAGCATTCCAGAGAATCGTCGAAGCGACTGCCTGA
- a CDS encoding sodium ion-translocating decarboxylase subunit beta, which yields MLDALYRSIDAFNSFTAFDEVTGYMLIMWVVCGVLIYLAIAKEFEPMLLLPIAFGALLANLPTAGLLNVPTEEEAGGLFYYLSQGIKLEIYPPLIFLGVGALTDFGPVIANPRTLLLGAAAQAGVLITFLGAYLFGFTPDESAAIGIIGGADGPTSIFLANKLASHLVGPIAVAAYSYMALVPLIQPPIMRALTSERERKIRMQSLRKVSRLEKLIFAFATLIICILIVPSASALISMLMLGNILRESGVVDRLSRAAQNELINIVTIFLGTCVGITMNGNTFLQSDTLKILSMGIVAFGVSTACGVLIAKLMNLISPKNPINPLIGAAGVSAVPMAARVAQVEGQRADPQNFLLMHAMGPNVAGVIGTAVVAGYFIEMLVNK from the coding sequence ATGTTAGACGCACTCTATCGTTCTATAGACGCATTCAATAGTTTCACCGCGTTCGACGAAGTCACGGGCTACATGCTGATCATGTGGGTCGTATGTGGCGTGCTCATCTATTTGGCGATTGCCAAAGAGTTTGAGCCAATGCTGCTGCTGCCGATTGCATTTGGCGCACTCCTGGCTAACTTGCCTACCGCTGGCTTGCTTAATGTGCCAACCGAGGAAGAAGCTGGCGGGTTGTTCTACTACCTGTCGCAAGGCATTAAGCTCGAAATCTACCCGCCGCTCATTTTCTTAGGGGTCGGTGCGCTAACAGATTTCGGCCCGGTGATCGCCAACCCGCGAACGCTCCTGCTAGGAGCAGCCGCGCAGGCGGGCGTGTTGATCACCTTTTTGGGAGCCTACTTGTTTGGGTTCACTCCCGACGAGTCGGCCGCCATCGGCATTATTGGTGGTGCCGACGGTCCCACGTCGATCTTCCTGGCGAACAAGTTGGCAAGCCATCTCGTGGGTCCTATCGCGGTGGCCGCCTACTCCTACATGGCGTTGGTTCCACTGATCCAGCCTCCTATCATGCGGGCACTGACTTCCGAGCGCGAGCGGAAGATTCGCATGCAGTCGCTGCGTAAAGTGAGCCGACTCGAGAAATTGATCTTCGCCTTCGCAACATTGATCATCTGCATTCTGATTGTTCCTTCGGCTTCGGCCCTGATCAGCATGCTCATGCTCGGCAATATCCTTCGCGAGTCGGGCGTCGTCGATCGGTTGTCGAGAGCGGCCCAGAATGAGTTGATCAACATCGTTACCATCTTTCTTGGTACCTGCGTGGGTATCACCATGAATGGCAACACCTTCCTGCAGTCCGACACGCTCAAGATTCTATCGATGGGCATCGTTGCCTTTGGTGTTTCCACAGCGTGCGGCGTGTTGATCGCCAAGTTGATGAACCTGATCAGTCCCAAGAATCCGATCAACCCGTTGATCGGCGCAGCAGGCGTGTCGGCCGTGCCGATGGCCGCTCGCGTTGCCCAGGTCGAGGGGCAGCGGGCCGACCCGCAGAACTTCCTGCTGATGCATGCCATGGGACCCAATGTCGCCGGCGTGATTGGCACGGCCGTCGTCGCGGGGTACTTCATCGAAATGTTGGTGAACAAGTAG
- a CDS encoding biotin/lipoyl-containing protein gives MKKLRITIGDKSYDVSVEVLSDDNPNPMSMPRPGIAPSAPIAPPPTAAASKPTSAAAPGVIISPMAGMVKLIQVREGDAVEQGQVLILLDAMKVENRITAPAAGKVNKILVKEGDNVSEGHVLLEMS, from the coding sequence ATGAAGAAGCTTCGAATCACGATAGGAGATAAGTCGTACGACGTCTCCGTCGAAGTGCTTAGCGACGATAACCCCAATCCGATGTCGATGCCGCGTCCCGGCATCGCACCATCGGCCCCGATCGCACCCCCACCCACGGCTGCCGCAAGCAAGCCGACTTCCGCAGCCGCGCCCGGCGTGATCATCAGCCCCATGGCGGGCATGGTGAAGTTGATCCAGGTTCGCGAAGGCGATGCGGTCGAACAAGGCCAGGTGCTGATTTTGCTCGATGCTATGAAGGTCGAGAATCGCATTACGGCTCCTGCAGCTGGCAAGGTCAACAAGATCTTGGTTAAGGAAGGCGACAACGTTAGCGAGGGCCACGTGCTCCTCGAAATGAGCTAG